GAGTTTCTGGCTCAATGGAATGCCGGCGAGAGACAATGTGAAGCGTTATAAAAACTATGAAGGAATCTATAAACATGATAGAAGAGCGTCATCTGATAACTTGGCTCCTGGAAGGGGATGTGTCGATTCAGTATCAGGTTCAGCGTGACTTGCTGGCAACTGAAAAGCCGGATTTACGAGAGCGTATTGCCACCGAAGGCTGGGGCGCCCAATTTCTCAGTTTTCGCCAGAAAGGGGGTCATTGGGGGCAACGGTTTTATCAACCCAAATGGATTTCAACCCATTACACCATTCTGGATTTAAAAAATCTGGTCATATCCCCACACAACAAGGAAATAAGGCAATCTATATGGCAGGTCATCCAAAAACTCAAAGGGCCGGATGGAGGAATTCTTCCAATCGGCAAAGAAAAGAAAAGTGATGTTTGCGTAAACGGCATGTTTCTAAACTATGCTTCATATTTTTTGATGCAGGAAGATGATTTGAAATCAATTGTTGATTTCCTGCTGGCAGAACACATGCCGGATGGCGGTTTCAACTGTTATTCCAACACACAAGGGGCTGTTCACAGCTCTATGCACTCAACAATTTCTGTGATCGAGGGAATTTTAGAATACGCCCAAAACGGCTATAACTATCGGCTGGCGGAGCTGCAAAACGCCGCCGCAAGATCAAGAGAATTTTTGTTGCAGCACCGGCTGTTTCGCTCTGACCGGACCGGGAATATCATTGACAAAAAAATGTTGATGCTTTCCTATCCGTCGCGTTGGAAATACGATATTTTAAGAGCGCTTGATTATTTTCAATTTGCCGGGGTCGGCTACGATCCCCGCATGCAGGATGCCCTTGCTGTACTACAGAAAAAACGGCGGCAAAATAACACATGGCCGCTTCAGGCCAAACATCCGGGTCAGGTCCATTTTGATATGGAAAAAACCGGGGGTCCCAGCCGTTGGAACACCTTACGCGCGCTGCGGGTGTTGAAACACTTTGGTGAAACTAAAAGAAGTCAAGATGGAGATTCTGAGGGGAATGAGTGAAGAATGACGTGCCCTGAATAAAGGCCGGACGTAACCGTTCAGCCCTCTATGCAGTCCGTAACGGATATGTATCCGTTACGGGCCTTGGCTGAAATAATTCAGCTTGGATTTAAGTCCGCCTAATATCGGTTACGGATGAATATCCGCAACCATCAAAACAGTTCGGATTGACCTCAGCCATTCACAATTAATCATTAACCGTTCACAATTCACAATTATTTTGGAGGTTTTACTATGCTTAACCTGAAACTTATCTTCAGTGTGCTTTTAACCGTGTTTATTAACTACCTGGTGCCGTTTCTGGCGTACGCCCTGCTGCTGGCCGTAGGATTTTTGCCGCCGGTTGAAAACGATTCCCCAGGCTTGTTTTTACTGAGCTTATTGATCCTCAACACCGGCATTGCCTTGAGCTTTGTATTGATCTTTTACGTGGCCCGCCAATCGTTTGCCGGCCGCTGGCTGTTGTACGGGCTGCTGTGGTGGCTGATGTTCACCTTTATTGAACTTGGCCAGGCTATTGGGCCGGATTACACCTGGCCGCAAGCTGTGGTCGGGTTGGTGGCGGCGCTTGTTTATTTTCCGCTGTCGGCGTTTGGAGTTAATAAATTGATTGGTTTAAAGGCAGGCGCGTGATGAAAACAAAAATCTATGAAAATTTTCCCTGGCGGATTGTTATTTTAGCCAATCTTTTGCCTGTTTTGGTCTACGCCGTTGGCGCTTATATCCTTGCCGGATTTGGCCTTGTGGTAGCCGGGCTTTATGTGCTTTATTGCCTGGTGATGGAGTTCCGGGTGTTTAAGCTGGGCTGTGTTAACTGCTATTACTACGGCAAAGTTTGTGGATTGGGCAAAGGCAAACTATGCTCCTTGTTGTTCAAACAAGGCGATCCCCGGAAATTTGCCGAAACGGAAATTTCTTGGGCCGAGATGCTGCCGGATTTTATGGTGGTTATTTTTCCCTTGCTGGGCGGCATTATCCTCTTGATCATGAACTTTAGCTGGCTGCTGTTGGCGGCGGTGATTTTTATAGGGCTGCTCTACTTTTGGGGCAATTCGCTCATCCGGGGGCCGGTTATGTGCCAACACTGCCGCCAACGCGAGATTGGCTGCCCCGCCGCCCAATTATTCAGCAAAGAAGGTACTCGATGACAAGCAATTTAACGCAGTGGCTCCTGGCATCAAACGAACCGTGGACGCGCTATCGCACGCTGGTTGACTTGCTGGACCGGCCTGAAGACGATATAGAAGTACAATCTGCCCGCGCCGAGATGCTGACCCATCCCCAGGTGCAGGCAATGCTGGCCGAAACTGCTACCTGGGGCCAAACTCCTTTCAAACGCCACAACGACGCCGGTTATCCCATCTACAAATTCAGCACCCTGGCCGATTTTGGCCTGCGGGCCGGCGACTCCGGGATAGCTGCCGGGATCAAGGCGATATTGGCTCACCAATCCCCGGAAGGCGCTTTCCAAACAGTGGTCAACATCCCCCAAGCTTTTGGCGGCAGCGGCCAGGATGCGTGGACGTGGATTCTGTGCGACTCGCCTACCCTGCTTTACGTCCTGTTAAAAATGGGCCTGGGCGATGACCCCCGCGTGCAGCGAGCCGTTGCCCACCTGGTTGGCGTGGTTAACGACAACGGCTGGCGCTGTGTGGCCGCGCCGGAGTTGGGCAAATTTAAGGGGCCGGGCCGCAAAACCGATCCCTGCCCCATTGTCAATGTGTACGCGCTCAAGGCGTTAGCCCAAGTCCCGGCCCTGGCCGATAGCCCCGCCGTTCACGCCGGCGCCCAGATGCTACTTAAACATTGGCAATGCCAAACCGAACGCAAACTCTTTATGTTTGGCATTGGCACCGATTTTCGCAAGCTCAAGTATCCCTTTGTATGGTACGATATTTTGCACGTGGTTGAGGTGTTGAGTCAATTTCCTTTTGTTCATGCAGACGAACGTTTTCAGGAAATGGTCAAAACCATCACGGCTCAAACGGATGAAGGGGGCCGTTACACCGCCAATTCAATGTACATGGCCTGGAAGGGATGGTCCTTTGCCGACAAAAAGAATCCTTCGCCGTGGTTAACATTTCTGGTGCGGCGGATATTGCGGCGAGGTAAATAAAAAGGTTCAGCCGACGCCTTCAAATAAAGCCGCAGCCTGTTTCATCTTGGCCGTGACATCCACCCCAAACGGACAACGCTCTACACAAACGCCACATTCCTCGCAATGGGATGCTTTGAAAGGCAGGGCTTGATACGCCGCTTGTAGCGCTGCTGTTAAGTTTTGTTGAGCCATATCCAGCAGGCGCATGGTCTGGCCAATGTCAATTTTTTCCGGGCAGGGCAGGCAGTGGTTGCAGTACACACACTCTCCCGCTACGTATTGCTCAAAATCAGCCAACAGGGGAGAGAAGTCCTTCTCTGCAGCGGTGGCCTGGCCGTAGGCCAGAACTCCGGCCAATTGCTCCAAATTGGCGCAGCCGGGAAGGGCGGCGCAAACGCCCGCCTGGGCCAGCACATAGGCCAGGCACTGCACCGGCGTAATCGGCTCCGATTTGGTAAGTTTGAGCGCCTGTCCGCCCATCTGGTACCGGGCCATGCGGACGGTTCGTTGGGGTTGTAATAACTTACCCCCGGCCAAAGGCTTCATGGCTACCACGCCCACGTTGTGGGCCACGCAAGCCCGGAGCAACTCTTTTTTGCCCGGTACCGCATTGGCAGCCAGATTGATGGGGAACATCAACACGTCAACCACACCGCTCTCCACGGCCTGCAACGCCGTAGACACAGTATGGCCGCTAAAACCAATAAACCGCGCTTTGCCCTCCTGCCGCAAACGTTGGGCCAGTTCCACCTGTCCCCGGGGTTTGGCCAATTGGTCATAATCCTTCTGCGTGTCACAATTATGCAAAAACAGGATGTCCACGCCATCCGTGCCCAGGCGAGCCAGCAGATCAAGAAAAAATTGCTCGCTCTTCTGCGGGCTGCGGGTTTTGCTGTACTGGCCTTGTTTCACCGTAGAACCCAAATGTGCGGTCAGGATAACGCCCTCACGGCAACCCTGCAAGGCCGCGCTCAGATTATCCAGATAATCAGGGAAGGAAAAAACCAGGTCAAAGTAATTCACCCCCTGATCAATGGCTTCCCGGATCACGGAAATTACCGTTTTGGCCGGCTGCCCGTTAAGATATTCTGTGCCCAGGCCAATGGCGCTCACGGCCAGGCCGGTTCTACCCAAAGTTCGATACTCCATTGTTATTCCTCCTGAGAAAGCTTTTTTAATTTTTCTCTTTGCGGTCTTTTTCCCTGGCGCCATTGCGTTAAATCTTCTTTCGCCGCTACGCCAATTTTCTTTTCAAACAAAATGCCCTGGTGCTCATCTTGCCCAATTTCTACAAACCCAACCTTTTTGTAAAAGTGGCGAGTGCGCTCATTCCAGGCCGGCGTGCCCAACGTCCAGCGCCTGGCCAGGGGATAAGTTTGCCAGATAAATTCAAAGGCTTGAGCGCCAAGGCCCTGATTTTGAAAGGCCGGCTCAATAAAAATCCGGCCCACCTCATACTCGCGCGTCTTTTTACGGAGGATGATGATCCCGCCAATAAGCTGACCATCGGCCAATATTTTGTAGTAATCGCCAAACCGCATCATCTTGCTCTGCCATTGGCTCGACTTGTAGCCGGGCGGGCCGCCCGGTCCAGGCGCACCATAATGGATGTCGTCATCAAAGGCTCGCCCCGAAATTTCGGTTAGCTTTCCGGCATCTTGGGGTTTTGCTTTTTCAAAGTGTATCATCACTTTTTCCCTTCTTTCCTTGACACCTACCTTTTTCGTAGTAAACTGCTCAACATTTGCATGTTACTACCTAATTTATGACATCTTGTGTCAGGTTATGGAGAAAAGATAATGCCCATTATTGAGACCGAATTTATGGAAGGGACCAAAGATTTGGACATTGACGCCTTCTGGGTTGAAAACAAATTGTGCCAGAATTTCACCACTCACAAACCGCGCTGCTCTCTATCATTCTCCCCCGACGACCATTGGATTTTTGAGTTTATGCAAGTGTCCTCTACCTTGCGCTATTATCAAGACAAGGCTTATCGGGACGCCCTGCACCGGGAGGTCAATCAAATCACTCAAAAGTTTGTGGGTAAGGCTTTTTTTGACGAAGATACTTTTCAATACAGCCCCAAACGTATTGAAAATTTGTTTGGCAGTGAATTCACCTACCACGAAGGCAGCACCCCCTGGCTCACGCCGGTTACCGACGACCCAGATGAGTTTGCCCAGGTCTTAGATCGGGCCGAAGCAACAGACCTGCGCGCATGGAGCTTCCCTGCTAAATTTTTGCAGGAGTGGGAACAGCGGAAACGAGCCGGTAAAAGTCTGCCCCTGCTGGGTGACGGCAGCCGCGGGCCGGCCACCATTATGACGTCGGTGCTCAAGGTTGAAACCTTGTTTTTCTGGCTTTACGATCATCCTGATTTGATGCGCCGGTTTCGGGATATTCTGGCCGATAAAATGGTAGCCTTCAACCAGGTGCTGCGCGAATTCAGCGGCAATACCTGCCCGGGCTGGTGGATTACGGATGATAATAGCGCCCTGTTCAACCCCGCCCTCTACCGCGAATACTGTTACCCGGTTCTGGAAAAGGTGCTCAACGCCCTGGCTCCCGGCAACGCCTGCCGCTACCAGCACTCCGATAGCGCGATGGGCCACCTGCTAGATATGCAATACGAATTGGGTATCCGCGAGATAAATTACGGCCCGGAGGTTGATGTGGCTCTTATCCGCCAAAAAATGCCCCAGGCCCTCATTCGCGGCCACCTGCCGCCTTTTCTCCTCCGTAACGGCAGCCCGGCAGAGATCAAACAACGCGTGATTGAAGACTTTGAAAAGGCAGGGCAAACCGGCGGGCTGGATGTTACTACGGCTGGCTCTTTAGCGGCGGGGACGGGCGTAGGGCGCATGCGGTGGTTAATGCAAGTGGTGCAGGAGCATTGTCGTTATGATTAGAAACGGTCAAGGCTAATCTGCCAGCGCTTTCAGCGCCTGGAATAATTTATTGTGCCAGTTTTTGCAGAATTTCCACCGCACTCTCTA
This is a stretch of genomic DNA from Anaerolineae bacterium. It encodes these proteins:
- a CDS encoding aldo/keto reductase is translated as MEYRTLGRTGLAVSAIGLGTEYLNGQPAKTVISVIREAIDQGVNYFDLVFSFPDYLDNLSAALQGCREGVILTAHLGSTVKQGQYSKTRSPQKSEQFFLDLLARLGTDGVDILFLHNCDTQKDYDQLAKPRGQVELAQRLRQEGKARFIGFSGHTVSTALQAVESGVVDVLMFPINLAANAVPGKKELLRACVAHNVGVVAMKPLAGGKLLQPQRTVRMARYQMGGQALKLTKSEPITPVQCLAYVLAQAGVCAALPGCANLEQLAGVLAYGQATAAEKDFSPLLADFEQYVAGECVYCNHCLPCPEKIDIGQTMRLLDMAQQNLTAALQAAYQALPFKASHCEECGVCVERCPFGVDVTAKMKQAAALFEGVG
- a CDS encoding GNAT family N-acetyltransferase — translated: MIHFEKAKPQDAGKLTEISGRAFDDDIHYGAPGPGGPPGYKSSQWQSKMMRFGDYYKILADGQLIGGIIILRKKTREYEVGRIFIEPAFQNQGLGAQAFEFIWQTYPLARRWTLGTPAWNERTRHFYKKVGFVEIGQDEHQGILFEKKIGVAAKEDLTQWRQGKRPQREKLKKLSQEE